The following proteins are co-located in the Brevibacillus laterosporus DSM 25 genome:
- a CDS encoding DUF445 domain-containing protein — protein sequence MNAWITLLLNVGIGSAIGGITNDLAIRMLFRPHREIKIGRFRVPFTPGLIPRRHQQISIEMGKLVENHLLTREGVRQGLRAAGMEQKLIQIAESFMQKWIASDITFRELIEKAMPGALLDGDKLAPQMRKGIYSAYDARVTNWLKGIEDRTVESLLPTEILDKVEVLVDQFGEMLISRLKDYLQAPEGQAQIQALIRQFIGGSGGMFGGLVGMFLGDEKLVAKIMPHLESILSNPQLIDKLKSTLHVETNKQLERPIGDFFDMLSQEELDKWKEKLFAKGEELGIGLLDKRVGEVLSNFEEKISTYWLPRIAHWFTVKLEENVDRLFDSLHIKEIVTKQVEGFPLERLEEMIIGISGREFRMITVLGFVLGAIIGLVQGLLNFLT from the coding sequence ATGAATGCTTGGATAACATTACTTCTCAATGTAGGGATTGGCTCAGCTATTGGTGGCATCACGAATGATCTGGCTATCCGTATGCTGTTTCGCCCACATCGTGAAATAAAAATAGGCAGATTTCGGGTTCCATTTACTCCAGGACTTATCCCAAGACGGCATCAGCAAATCTCAATTGAAATGGGAAAATTAGTGGAGAATCACTTGCTAACGAGAGAAGGGGTTAGACAGGGACTACGAGCAGCAGGAATGGAACAGAAGCTTATTCAAATAGCAGAGAGTTTCATGCAAAAATGGATAGCAAGTGATATAACCTTTCGTGAGCTAATCGAAAAAGCTATGCCAGGTGCATTATTAGATGGAGACAAGCTAGCTCCGCAAATGAGAAAAGGCATATATTCAGCCTACGATGCTCGTGTAACAAATTGGCTAAAAGGCATAGAAGACAGGACCGTAGAGTCATTACTACCCACTGAAATTTTGGATAAAGTGGAGGTACTTGTAGATCAATTTGGAGAGATGTTGATTAGCCGATTAAAGGACTATCTACAAGCACCAGAAGGTCAAGCTCAGATTCAAGCGTTGATTCGTCAATTTATTGGGGGAAGCGGGGGTATGTTTGGTGGCTTAGTGGGCATGTTCTTAGGGGACGAGAAGCTAGTTGCCAAGATTATGCCACACTTAGAATCCATTCTAAGCAATCCACAGCTTATTGATAAATTAAAATCGACGCTTCATGTAGAAACGAATAAGCAATTGGAGCGCCCGATAGGTGATTTCTTTGACATGCTGAGCCAAGAAGAATTGGACAAGTGGAAAGAGAAGCTGTTCGCTAAAGGTGAAGAGCTAGGAATTGGTTTGTTGGACAAGCGTGTGGGAGAGGTGCTGAGTAACTTCGAGGAAAAAATATCAACATACTGGTTACCAAGAATCGCCCATTGGTTTACAGTGAAATTAGAGGAAAATGTTGATAGATTGTTCGACTCGCTTCATATCAAGGAAATTGTTACGAAACAAGTAGAGGGATTTCCGTTAGAGCGTTTAGAGGAAATGATAATTGGTATTTCGGGTAGGGAGTTCCGCATGATTACAGTACTCGGTTTTGTACTGGGAGCAATTATTGGACTTGTGCAAGGTTTACTTAACTTTTTAACGTAA
- the nhaC gene encoding Na+/H+ antiporter NhaC, translating into MQHQPSSTWTKIPDSLALILILLVVIGYLVLNLQAPPQIAILLCIMISVAFGFCRKIPWKVMDKGIREGIISGIPSIVIFLLIGVLIAVWIACGTIPTMILYGFSLISANYFLVTVFIMCSLVGTSIGSAFTTVATIGVAFLGMGKLLGIDLALISGAIISGAFFGDKMSPLSDTTNLAPGVAKVDLFEHIRHLLWTTIPAFIISLVLYFYLGSTVTSQVPLDFETMRKGLEMSSFIHWSTFLPPLLLFIMAYKRIPAIPALFVGIVSSLLLIMITQPNQSLVSLLTIMQSGFVSTTGQAAVDSLLSRGGLQSMLSSVSLILLALGLGGILYEIGVISNLVSCIQQFVKTRGRLILSTAMSSLSINVLVGEQYLSIILPGRAFLPSFEKLGLARKNLSRVLEDAGTVVNPLVPWSVCGVFLTGVLGVGTLEYLPYTFFCLLCPVITVILGFTGIGVPYEVPTSKTQEPSGM; encoded by the coding sequence ATGCAGCATCAACCATCATCTACTTGGACAAAAATTCCAGATTCACTCGCCCTTATTCTCATTTTATTGGTGGTGATTGGTTATCTAGTGCTCAATCTGCAGGCTCCTCCACAAATCGCTATCTTATTGTGCATCATGATCTCCGTTGCCTTTGGGTTTTGTAGAAAAATACCTTGGAAGGTAATGGATAAAGGAATTCGGGAAGGAATTATTTCTGGTATTCCTTCTATAGTAATTTTTTTGCTGATCGGGGTATTAATTGCGGTTTGGATTGCCTGCGGTACGATTCCAACCATGATCTTATACGGATTCTCTCTTATTTCCGCTAACTACTTTCTGGTTACAGTCTTTATTATGTGTTCACTCGTTGGAACTAGTATTGGGAGTGCCTTTACGACAGTAGCTACTATCGGTGTTGCCTTTCTTGGAATGGGAAAATTGTTAGGAATTGATCTGGCATTGATTTCAGGTGCGATTATTTCTGGAGCATTCTTCGGAGATAAAATGTCTCCGTTGTCAGATACAACCAATCTGGCTCCTGGGGTCGCAAAAGTAGATTTATTTGAACATATTCGTCATTTGCTGTGGACAACCATTCCTGCTTTTATCATTTCTTTAGTACTCTATTTTTACCTAGGAAGCACTGTTACTAGCCAAGTTCCACTAGATTTTGAAACCATGCGTAAAGGTTTGGAAATGAGTTCGTTTATTCACTGGAGCACGTTCCTGCCACCATTACTTTTATTTATTATGGCTTACAAACGGATTCCAGCTATACCTGCTCTATTTGTAGGTATTGTATCCTCTTTATTATTGATCATGATTACTCAACCAAATCAATCGTTGGTCTCTCTATTAACGATTATGCAAAGTGGCTTTGTTTCAACAACAGGACAAGCTGCAGTGGATTCTCTACTATCACGTGGGGGCCTTCAAAGCATGCTCTCTTCTGTCTCGCTTATTTTATTAGCGTTAGGCTTGGGCGGGATCCTATATGAAATCGGTGTGATTTCTAATTTGGTTTCCTGTATCCAGCAATTTGTGAAAACTCGTGGGCGATTGATTCTTTCTACCGCCATGTCAAGCCTCAGTATCAATGTGTTAGTTGGGGAGCAATATCTCTCCATTATTTTACCGGGAAGAGCCTTTCTACCAAGCTTCGAAAAGTTAGGGTTAGCCCGTAAAAATTTGTCCCGTGTGCTAGAAGATGCAGGAACCGTAGTTAATCCACTAGTTCCCTGGAGCGTGTGTGGGGTCTTCTTAACTGGAGTGCTAGGAGTAGGGACCTTGGAATATTTGCCCTATACCTTCTTCTGTCTACTGTGTCCAGTTATTACTGTCATTCTCGGCTTTACTGGAATTGGAGTTCCTTACGAGGTACCTACATCCAAGACACAAGAGCCATCAGGAATGTAA
- the mscL gene encoding large conductance mechanosensitive channel protein MscL, whose amino-acid sequence MWKEFREFAMKGNVVDLAIGVVIGGAFGKIVTSLVNDLIMPLVGLLLGRIDFSNLFINLSGDHYNTIAEAKKAGAATLNYGMFLNSVLDFLIVAFSIFIVIRQLNKLRKNKEEVKKEEAVTTKECPYCISSIPLEAKRCPACTSQLVDGHPSA is encoded by the coding sequence ATGTGGAAAGAATTTCGTGAATTCGCGATGAAAGGCAACGTCGTAGATTTGGCAATCGGTGTTGTGATAGGAGGAGCTTTTGGTAAAATCGTTACCTCTCTTGTTAATGATTTAATTATGCCATTAGTTGGTTTACTCTTAGGACGTATCGACTTTTCTAATCTATTTATAAATTTATCGGGGGATCATTATAATACGATAGCAGAGGCAAAAAAAGCAGGTGCAGCAACGCTTAACTACGGTATGTTCCTGAATTCTGTTTTAGATTTTCTCATTGTAGCCTTTAGTATTTTTATTGTAATTAGACAGTTAAATAAACTGCGTAAGAACAAGGAAGAAGTAAAAAAAGAAGAAGCAGTTACAACCAAAGAGTGCCCATATTGCATTTCTAGCATTCCTTTAGAGGCAAAGCGTTGTCCAGCATGCACCTCTCAATTAGTGGATGGACATCCATCAGCGTAA
- a CDS encoding YlbF family regulator, with protein sequence MNYDKAHELARAIKDSDEYKTFLTAQQNVSADPDASRMLADFRQKQFELQMKQMSGQEVGQEDIEQIQKLYETVQIHQDIRKVLEAERVLGQIMEDVNRIIAEPLQVLYGIEK encoded by the coding sequence GTGAATTACGATAAAGCACATGAATTGGCACGTGCCATTAAAGATAGCGACGAGTACAAAACATTTCTTACAGCTCAACAAAACGTGAGTGCAGACCCAGATGCTAGTCGCATGTTAGCTGATTTCCGTCAAAAACAATTTGAATTGCAAATGAAACAAATGAGCGGACAAGAAGTGGGACAAGAAGATATTGAACAAATTCAAAAATTGTATGAAACGGTTCAGATTCATCAAGATATCCGTAAGGTGCTTGAAGCAGAGCGTGTTCTTGGGCAAATTATGGAAGATGTTAATCGCATCATTGCTGAGCCTCTACAGGTTTTATACGGTATTGAAAAGTAA
- a CDS encoding DRTGG domain-containing protein, whose translation MATKHEQIIQHIDRLPIGTKISVRQIAKDLEVSEGTAYRAIKEAEVQGYVSTIERVGTVRIEKKHKENFDRLTFAEVVNIVDGSVLGGKEGLHKTLHKFLIGAMKLENMVKYIQPGSLLIVGNREQAHRLSLQNGAAVLVTGGFDTSEEVKALADELELPIISTTYDTFSVASLLNRAIYDRLIKKEIVMVEDIVKPLDEVPVLLPTDQVKKWHLYTEKYKETRFAVVDEFRRLVGILTSKDIIGNEDDVTVDKVMTRSPITTSPRISVASAAHLMAWEGIELLPVVDNFKKLLGVITRQEVLKALQYMQKQPQLSETFPNMIMSQFREEKDRDEVTYIGEVTPQMTNHLGTIASGVLTTVMTEVACNELRRHRRGDMVPENITVYFLKPVQIESQLKIKPRLLDVSRRFGKVEVEVFHRDQMVGKAMVTAQVLER comes from the coding sequence TTGGCAACAAAGCATGAACAAATCATACAACATATTGATCGCCTTCCCATCGGAACTAAGATTTCTGTCCGACAGATCGCCAAGGATCTCGAAGTAAGCGAAGGTACGGCTTATCGAGCGATCAAAGAGGCGGAAGTACAAGGATATGTTAGTACCATTGAACGGGTAGGAACCGTCCGGATCGAGAAAAAGCATAAGGAAAACTTTGATCGTTTAACTTTTGCCGAAGTAGTAAATATTGTGGATGGTAGTGTGTTGGGTGGTAAAGAAGGTTTACATAAGACTTTACATAAATTCTTGATAGGTGCCATGAAGTTAGAAAACATGGTCAAATATATTCAACCTGGTAGTTTATTAATTGTCGGAAACCGAGAGCAGGCTCATCGACTTTCCTTACAAAACGGTGCTGCTGTATTAGTGACAGGTGGATTTGATACGAGTGAGGAAGTTAAAGCGCTAGCAGACGAATTGGAATTACCGATTATTTCTACGACGTACGACACATTTAGTGTGGCTTCTTTATTAAATCGCGCTATTTATGACCGTCTCATCAAAAAAGAGATTGTCATGGTAGAGGATATTGTAAAACCCTTGGATGAGGTTCCCGTATTATTGCCTACAGATCAAGTGAAAAAATGGCATTTGTACACAGAAAAATATAAAGAGACACGCTTCGCTGTAGTGGATGAATTTCGCCGGCTAGTTGGTATTCTTACATCTAAAGATATCATAGGTAATGAAGACGATGTTACTGTGGATAAAGTGATGACACGTAGCCCAATTACAACGTCACCAAGGATATCTGTTGCTTCCGCCGCTCATCTGATGGCGTGGGAAGGCATCGAATTGTTACCGGTTGTGGATAATTTCAAAAAGCTACTGGGAGTCATCACACGCCAAGAAGTTCTGAAAGCCTTGCAATATATGCAAAAACAACCGCAATTAAGCGAAACCTTTCCCAATATGATCATGAGTCAGTTCCGTGAAGAAAAGGATCGGGATGAAGTAACCTATATCGGCGAAGTAACTCCTCAGATGACCAATCATCTGGGAACGATTGCAAGTGGTGTATTGACCACAGTCATGACAGAAGTAGCCTGTAATGAATTGCGCCGTCATCGACGTGGAGATATGGTGCCAGAGAACATTACCGTATATTTCTTAAAACCAGTTCAGATTGAAAGCCAGTTAAAGATAAAACCGCGTTTGCTAGATGTTAGTCGTCGCTTTGGGAAGGTAGAAGTAGAAGTGTTCCACCGTGATCAAATGGTAGGAAAAGCAATGGTTACAGCGCAGGTTCTAGAAAGATAG
- a CDS encoding helix-turn-helix domain-containing protein encodes MERIGFVMKEARISKGISLEDIHKKTNIPLSYLEAIEQEEFSKIPHQVYVQGFVKSYASVLKLDVTAYMDQLPKPEPSAPPNYITHQRKWKLGSFFLSGTGFCQLLVVIFMLFIAGVTYMGFRM; translated from the coding sequence ATGGAGAGAATTGGGTTCGTTATGAAAGAAGCACGGATTTCAAAAGGGATTAGCCTAGAAGATATTCATAAAAAAACAAATATCCCTTTGTCTTATTTGGAGGCAATCGAACAAGAAGAATTTTCTAAAATTCCTCATCAAGTGTATGTCCAAGGATTTGTGAAAAGTTACGCTAGCGTTTTAAAACTAGATGTCACAGCTTATATGGACCAGTTACCAAAGCCGGAGCCCTCCGCTCCGCCAAACTATATTACGCATCAACGAAAATGGAAATTGGGTAGTTTTTTCCTTTCTGGTACAGGATTTTGCCAATTACTTGTAGTGATCTTTATGTTATTCATCGCAGGTGTAACGTATATGGGTTTTCGTATGTAA
- a CDS encoding YtpI family protein: protein MWFAIYFTGMIASLIMGVYYSINARRRGLHPLQSRMTLGKMNISLGCLLILFGLNQFSFQDLDAVRIGVALVMLLVGIINLVLGAKHYIRNKQEWLRVSETLK from the coding sequence ATGTGGTTTGCTATTTATTTTACCGGCATGATTGCCTCCCTCATCATGGGAGTCTACTATAGCATTAACGCTCGTCGCCGTGGTCTTCATCCATTGCAATCCCGTATGACACTTGGAAAAATGAATATCTCCTTAGGCTGCCTGCTCATCTTATTTGGTCTCAATCAATTTTCCTTTCAAGATTTGGATGCCGTTCGAATAGGTGTTGCTTTGGTAATGTTGTTGGTAGGTATTATTAATCTCGTGCTTGGTGCGAAACACTATATCCGAAATAAACAAGAATGGCTACGAGTATCGGAGACACTAAAATAA
- a CDS encoding DNA polymerase III subunit alpha: protein MMTASFVHLHVHSEFSLLDGAARIDQLVEKAAELKMPALAITDHANLYGVIPFYKACLDKGIKPIIGMEIYLIDGDLRDRVTRHTKAPYHLTLLAENEQGYKNLIQLSTIAHTEGAQVLPRINRERLKRYTNGLIALSGCTEGEINQLLLAGDLEAAKQAAGWYTDIFGPQHFYLELQDHGTEQERRLNQRVLRLHEATQIPLVVTNNVHYVEKQEAELHDVLLAIGQGVTITDANRARYETEEYYLKSAEEMASLFVYAKEGLQNTLRIAERCRVEIQLDQHILPRFPLPEGVEAEQYLRKICEEGCVKRYGALHAEVLERLDYELSVITGTGFTDYFLIVWDFMKYAHEQGIATGPGRGSAAGSLVAYALSITNVDPLAHNLLFERFLNPERITMPDIDIDFAVERRDEVIHYVADRYGHDRVAQIITFGTLAARAAVRDVGRALGLSLALVDRVAKMIPQSPSMTFDKAFKLNPDLERLTEENRDVAKLIRLGRGLEGLPRHASTHAAGVVISREPLTEYVPLQEGSEGLLLTQFPMDILEQVGLLKMDFLGLRNLTIIQETLKEMNRQGVPLSLDSLPIEDAKSFAMLTRGETTGVFQLESAGIRNVLRDLKPTCLGDIVAVLALYRPGPMEIIPDYIKAKHGKTPVHYPHPDLEAILQETHGFIIYQEQIMQISSKMAGFTLGEADILRRAVGKKKRELLMEQREKFVAGSIAQGYEEQLANEVYDLIVKFADYGFNKAHSVAYAIIAYQMAYLKANHSLAFMASLLSMSIGSQGRIAEYVEEAKRLRLPVLPPCVNASEALFSVEPDKQAIRFGLAGVKNVGYGAIESIVKERVKAPFSDLIDFCSRVDSRLVNRRVIESLIICGALDSLPGHRAQLLLMLDEAMEKGGTRRKEKEAAQLNLFAFTSEASRDDEGNHREKLEYPEVPPFSHIQSLQEEKELLGVYLSGHPLDPYSYLTQHKEVSMIPSLDDLPHQHVVKIVGMITEAKRIQTKKGDPMAFLQVEDKMAQVEVVVFPKIFQLAQTFLYKESIVVIEGRIDRQGDTPKLIANRIWDGKTLPKPQMESVLFIKISPEHERDDALVRLKELFTKHNGLTPVLLYYEQKKQILRLPNEYRVEANTEILEKMKEIVGDECVIQKELPINGGG from the coding sequence ATGATGACAGCATCCTTCGTTCATTTACATGTGCATAGCGAATTTAGTCTATTAGATGGGGCCGCACGGATTGATCAATTGGTGGAAAAGGCTGCTGAGCTTAAGATGCCAGCCTTAGCAATTACAGACCATGCTAATCTATACGGAGTCATTCCTTTTTATAAAGCATGTCTAGATAAAGGCATTAAACCCATTATTGGCATGGAAATTTACCTAATTGACGGAGATTTGCGTGATCGGGTAACACGACATACCAAGGCTCCCTATCATTTGACCTTACTAGCAGAGAACGAGCAAGGCTATAAAAATTTAATTCAGTTATCTACGATTGCTCATACAGAGGGAGCGCAAGTGCTACCACGCATAAATCGGGAAAGACTGAAACGGTACACAAATGGACTGATTGCTCTAAGTGGTTGCACAGAAGGAGAGATTAACCAGCTATTACTAGCGGGCGATTTAGAGGCAGCGAAACAAGCTGCCGGCTGGTATACAGATATTTTTGGCCCACAGCACTTTTACTTGGAACTTCAAGATCATGGAACAGAACAAGAACGTCGTCTGAATCAACGTGTATTAAGATTGCATGAGGCGACACAAATTCCACTAGTAGTCACAAATAACGTGCATTATGTGGAAAAGCAGGAGGCAGAGCTACACGACGTTCTGCTGGCTATTGGCCAAGGTGTAACAATTACAGATGCTAACCGAGCTCGCTACGAGACGGAAGAATATTATCTTAAATCAGCTGAAGAAATGGCTAGTCTGTTTGTCTACGCTAAAGAGGGACTACAAAACACTCTTCGTATAGCAGAGCGCTGTCGGGTGGAGATTCAATTAGATCAGCACATTTTGCCACGGTTTCCGTTACCAGAGGGAGTGGAGGCGGAGCAATATTTGCGCAAAATATGTGAAGAAGGATGTGTCAAGCGCTACGGTGCCCTACATGCTGAGGTGCTGGAACGCCTTGATTATGAACTATCTGTTATAACAGGGACTGGCTTTACAGATTACTTTTTAATCGTTTGGGATTTTATGAAATATGCTCATGAGCAAGGAATAGCAACTGGTCCGGGTCGAGGATCAGCGGCAGGCAGCTTGGTCGCCTACGCTCTTTCCATTACCAATGTAGATCCGCTTGCTCATAATCTGCTATTTGAGCGCTTTCTCAATCCAGAGCGCATTACTATGCCTGATATCGATATTGACTTTGCGGTGGAGCGTCGTGATGAGGTTATTCATTATGTAGCTGACAGATATGGTCATGATCGGGTAGCGCAGATTATTACTTTTGGTACACTTGCTGCAAGGGCTGCTGTTCGCGATGTTGGCCGGGCCTTGGGATTGTCACTTGCTTTGGTAGATCGCGTAGCGAAAATGATACCACAATCTCCGTCTATGACTTTTGATAAAGCATTCAAGCTTAACCCTGACTTAGAGCGATTAACGGAGGAGAATCGGGATGTAGCTAAGCTCATCCGGTTAGGGCGCGGGCTGGAGGGATTACCGCGTCATGCTTCTACCCATGCGGCTGGTGTGGTCATTTCACGTGAACCTTTAACAGAATATGTTCCCTTGCAAGAAGGCAGTGAGGGGCTATTACTTACACAGTTTCCAATGGATATTTTAGAACAGGTCGGTTTGTTGAAAATGGATTTTTTAGGGCTACGCAACCTGACCATTATTCAGGAAACGTTAAAGGAAATGAACCGTCAGGGCGTTCCATTGTCATTAGACTCATTGCCGATAGAGGATGCCAAAAGCTTTGCGATGTTAACTCGTGGTGAAACAACAGGGGTGTTTCAATTGGAATCGGCGGGAATTCGCAATGTGCTTCGAGATTTAAAGCCAACCTGTCTAGGCGATATCGTCGCTGTTCTTGCCTTATATCGTCCAGGTCCTATGGAAATTATCCCGGATTATATCAAAGCCAAGCATGGTAAAACTCCAGTGCACTACCCTCATCCCGATTTAGAGGCGATTTTGCAAGAGACGCACGGCTTTATTATTTATCAGGAGCAAATCATGCAGATCTCTTCGAAAATGGCTGGATTTACTCTAGGTGAGGCTGATATTTTACGGCGGGCCGTAGGGAAAAAGAAACGTGAGCTATTGATGGAACAACGTGAGAAATTTGTGGCAGGGAGCATTGCTCAAGGATATGAGGAACAGCTTGCCAATGAAGTCTATGATCTGATTGTTAAATTTGCTGATTACGGTTTTAACAAAGCCCATTCAGTCGCGTATGCGATTATTGCCTACCAGATGGCGTATTTAAAAGCGAATCATTCATTAGCTTTTATGGCTTCTTTACTATCGATGTCGATTGGTAGCCAAGGGAGGATTGCCGAATATGTAGAAGAAGCAAAGCGCCTACGTCTACCAGTGCTCCCTCCTTGCGTAAATGCTAGCGAAGCGTTATTTAGCGTAGAGCCTGATAAACAGGCGATCCGCTTTGGATTGGCTGGTGTTAAAAATGTAGGTTACGGTGCTATCGAGTCAATTGTCAAAGAACGGGTAAAAGCTCCGTTTTCGGATCTGATTGATTTTTGTTCAAGAGTAGACAGTAGATTAGTTAACCGCCGTGTGATTGAGTCTTTGATTATTTGTGGTGCGTTGGATTCATTGCCAGGTCATAGGGCTCAGCTTTTATTGATGCTTGATGAAGCGATGGAGAAGGGTGGTACACGTCGAAAAGAAAAAGAGGCTGCTCAGTTAAATTTGTTTGCATTTACAAGTGAAGCCAGCCGTGATGATGAAGGCAATCATCGAGAGAAGCTAGAATATCCAGAGGTACCTCCCTTCTCTCATATCCAAAGCTTACAAGAGGAAAAAGAGCTGTTAGGTGTCTATCTGTCTGGTCATCCACTCGATCCCTATTCTTATCTAACACAGCATAAGGAAGTAAGCATGATTCCCAGTCTGGATGATTTACCCCATCAGCATGTGGTAAAAATTGTAGGGATGATTACAGAAGCTAAGCGAATCCAAACAAAAAAAGGCGACCCGATGGCATTTCTACAGGTAGAAGATAAAATGGCTCAAGTAGAGGTTGTTGTTTTTCCGAAAATATTTCAATTGGCTCAAACCTTTTTATACAAGGAGTCAATCGTTGTTATTGAAGGACGAATAGATCGTCAGGGAGATACACCTAAATTGATCGCTAACAGAATCTGGGACGGAAAAACATTGCCCAAGCCACAGATGGAAAGTGTATTATTTATTAAAATCTCTCCAGAACATGAAAGAGACGATGCTCTGGTTCGTTTAAAAGAATTGTTTACTAAACACAATGGGCTGACCCCAGTTCTCCTTTATTACGAACAGAAAAAACAAATTTTACGCCTACCAAACGAATATCGAGTAGAAGCAAATACGGAAATACTGGAGAAAATGAAAGAAATAGTGGGAGATGAGTGTGTAATTCAGAAAGAATTGCCCATAAATGGGGGAGGATGA
- a CDS encoding NAD(P)-dependent malic enzyme, translating to MSNLREEALELHRVHQGKLESVTKVPVRDAHDLSLAYSPGVAEPCKEIFNDPSKVYEYTMKGNLVAVVSDGTAVLGLGNIGPEAAMPVMEGKAVLFKSFAGVDAFPICLNTTDKEKIIETVKLLEPTFGGVNLEDIAAPACFEIEERLKKETNIPVFHDDQHGTAIVTAAGLINALKLVNKKIQDIRVVANGAGAAGIAIIKLLISMGVKEVIMCDTKGIVYEGRQFGMNPVKEEIALLTNREKMQGELADAMVGADVFIGVSAAGAVTPEMVTSMNRDAIIFAMANPTPEIMPEEAKKAGAAVVGTGRSDFPNQVNNVLAFPGIFRGALDTRATQINEEMKLAAVYAIADLIDGDQLHADFVIPAPFDARVASNVAAAVAKAAMDSGVARLTVDLEEIKAKTVKLSAFSYQE from the coding sequence GTGTCGAATTTAAGAGAAGAAGCTCTTGAACTTCACAGAGTACATCAAGGAAAGCTAGAATCAGTTACGAAGGTGCCAGTGCGCGATGCACATGATTTAAGCCTAGCATACTCGCCTGGTGTAGCCGAACCTTGCAAAGAGATTTTTAACGATCCTAGCAAAGTTTACGAATATACCATGAAAGGCAATCTGGTTGCCGTAGTTAGCGATGGGACAGCCGTGCTAGGACTTGGTAATATCGGTCCAGAAGCAGCTATGCCTGTTATGGAAGGGAAAGCTGTATTATTTAAATCTTTTGCTGGTGTAGATGCGTTTCCGATCTGCTTAAATACAACGGACAAAGAGAAGATTATTGAAACAGTAAAACTTCTAGAGCCGACTTTTGGAGGCGTGAATCTAGAAGATATCGCAGCACCTGCGTGCTTTGAAATCGAGGAACGTCTAAAAAAAGAAACCAATATTCCCGTGTTCCACGATGACCAGCACGGAACAGCAATTGTAACAGCTGCGGGTCTCATCAATGCTTTAAAATTAGTGAATAAAAAAATACAAGATATTCGTGTAGTTGCCAACGGTGCTGGTGCCGCTGGTATCGCAATTATTAAACTTTTAATTAGCATGGGTGTAAAAGAAGTAATTATGTGCGATACAAAAGGAATTGTGTATGAAGGTCGCCAATTTGGTATGAATCCAGTAAAAGAAGAAATTGCTTTGCTTACGAATCGTGAAAAAATGCAAGGCGAGTTAGCAGATGCAATGGTTGGCGCTGACGTATTCATTGGTGTTTCTGCAGCAGGAGCTGTAACTCCTGAGATGGTTACATCTATGAACCGTGATGCTATTATTTTTGCAATGGCTAACCCTACACCTGAGATCATGCCGGAAGAGGCTAAAAAGGCAGGAGCGGCAGTGGTAGGAACAGGACGTTCAGATTTCCCAAATCAGGTTAATAATGTACTGGCGTTCCCAGGTATTTTCCGCGGTGCGTTGGATACAAGGGCGACTCAAATCAATGAAGAAATGAAATTAGCGGCTGTTTATGCTATCGCTGATTTAATCGATGGAGATCAGTTACATGCTGATTTTGTTATCCCAGCTCCGTTTGATGCTCGTGTTGCTTCGAACGTAGCAGCTGCAGTTGCTAAAGCTGCGATGGATAGCGGTGTAGCTCGTCTAACTGTTGATCTAGAAGAAATAAAAGCAAAAACAGTAAAACTTTCTGCTTTCTCATATCAAGAATAG